In the Octadecabacter sp. SW4 genome, one interval contains:
- the sfsA gene encoding DNA/RNA nuclease SfsA, with translation MQFSTPLVPGRLIRRYMRFLADVELDNGKVVKAHCPNPGSMMGLKDAGLRVWLERNDDPRKKLDYGWRLIEMGDTWVGIDTGAANRVVGEGLAAGRVPQLAGFDTIRAEVKYGTNSRIDFLLAGVGGETYVEVKSVTLSRQAGLAEFPDSVTARGTKHLKELARIAQNGQRAVMLFLVQRTDCTRVTLAADIDPTYAAAFDVAMRAGVQVICHTADITAQGVTLGGALPFTRP, from the coding sequence ATGCAGTTTTCCACTCCTCTTGTGCCGGGCCGCCTGATCCGGCGTTACATGCGGTTTCTGGCCGATGTCGAATTGGACAACGGCAAGGTGGTCAAGGCCCACTGCCCCAATCCCGGTTCAATGATGGGGTTGAAGGACGCGGGCCTGCGCGTCTGGCTGGAACGCAACGACGACCCTCGGAAAAAGCTGGATTACGGCTGGCGTCTGATCGAAATGGGCGACACTTGGGTCGGGATTGACACCGGTGCAGCCAACAGGGTCGTCGGTGAAGGGTTGGCCGCAGGGCGGGTGCCGCAGCTTGCCGGTTTCGACACCATCCGTGCTGAGGTGAAATACGGCACCAACAGCCGGATCGATTTCCTGCTGGCGGGGGTGGGCGGCGAAACCTATGTCGAGGTCAAAAGCGTCACCCTGTCCCGCCAGGCGGGCCTTGCGGAGTTTCCCGACAGCGTCACCGCACGTGGGACCAAACACCTGAAAGAACTTGCAAGAATCGCGCAGAACGGCCAGCGCGCAGTCATGCTGTTCCTTGTCCAGCGCACCGATTGCACCCGTGTGACGCTCGCCGCTGATATTGATCCAACCTATGCCGCCGCGTTTGATGTGGCCATGCGGGCTGGCGTGCAGGTCATATGCCACACTGCCGATATCACCGCGCAAGGCGTGACCCTTGGCGGGGCGCTGCCCTTTACGCGGCCCTAG
- the rsmD gene encoding 16S rRNA (guanine(966)-N(2))-methyltransferase RsmD — translation MRIIAGQHRGLTLASVGKGDAGAHLRPTSDRVRESLFSVLLGYGFPAGARVLDLFAGTGALGLEALSRGAVHATFVDDGRVAQTLIRENIAKVRRGDDCTLIARDATRLPPNSSAPCDLVFLDPPYGKGLGLAALQAAQAGGWIAADALIVWEESASQPAPKGFALHDQRRYGDTHITLLGAP, via the coding sequence GTGAGGATCATTGCCGGACAGCACCGCGGCTTGACGCTTGCTTCGGTCGGCAAGGGGGACGCGGGCGCACATTTGCGTCCCACGTCGGATCGCGTGCGTGAAAGCCTGTTCTCGGTGCTGCTGGGGTATGGGTTTCCGGCGGGGGCACGGGTGCTGGACCTGTTTGCCGGCACTGGTGCGCTGGGGCTCGAGGCGCTGTCGCGTGGTGCGGTCCATGCCACATTTGTCGATGACGGGCGGGTCGCGCAAACGCTGATCCGCGAGAATATCGCCAAGGTCCGGCGCGGTGATGATTGCACGCTTATCGCCCGTGACGCCACACGACTGCCGCCCAATTCCAGCGCGCCCTGCGATCTCGTGTTCCTTGATCCGCCCTATGGCAAGGGGCTGGGGCTGGCCGCGCTGCAGGCCGCGCAGGCAGGTGGCTGGATCGCCGCAGATGCCCTGATCGTCTGGGAAGAAAGCGCGTCGCAACCTGCGCCCAAAGGGTTCGCCCTGCACGACCAACGCCGCTATGGCGACACGCATATCACCTTGCTGGGGGCACCCTAA
- a CDS encoding NAD(P)/FAD-dependent oxidoreductase: MAHFVIVGGGQAGSSLVAKLRSCGFDGDITLIGAEAVPPYQRPPLSKAYLLGEMDEPRLYLRPAEYYADNAITLRTGTRVVAIDPAAQTLTLEGGEEMTYDALALTTGSHPRMLPAAIGGDLEGVYTVRDLQDADAMAPEFVQGRRVLIIGGGYIGLEAAAVAAKKGLHVTLVEMADRILQRVACPETSDYFRALHREHGVDIREGIGLDRLLGDDHVTGARLADGSTLEVDFAIVGVGITPASILAESAGLMIDNGIATDLHGRTSDPHIWAAGDCASFEFNGTRIRLESVGNAIDQAEVVAQNMMGGDVPYHAKPWFWSDQFDCKLQIAGLNAGYDAVHVRRGEHGGQSHWYYRAGQLVAVDAMNDPRDYMVGKRLIEAGKSPDPTLIIDPATDMKALLRA; encoded by the coding sequence ATGGCCCATTTTGTAATCGTAGGTGGCGGGCAGGCAGGATCGTCGCTGGTTGCGAAGCTGCGCAGTTGTGGATTTGATGGCGATATCACCCTGATCGGGGCCGAGGCCGTGCCACCCTACCAGCGTCCGCCCCTATCCAAGGCCTATCTGCTGGGCGAGATGGACGAACCCCGGCTGTATTTGCGCCCGGCCGAGTATTACGCCGACAACGCGATCACCTTGCGCACCGGCACGCGGGTCGTGGCGATTGATCCTGCAGCGCAAACCCTGACGCTGGAGGGGGGCGAGGAAATGACATATGACGCCCTTGCCCTGACCACGGGATCGCACCCTCGCATGCTCCCTGCAGCGATTGGTGGCGATCTGGAGGGTGTTTATACGGTGCGTGATTTGCAGGACGCCGATGCGATGGCCCCCGAATTTGTCCAAGGGCGGCGCGTGCTGATCATCGGTGGTGGCTACATTGGCCTCGAGGCAGCGGCGGTTGCTGCGAAAAAAGGGCTGCATGTGACGTTGGTGGAAATGGCCGACCGCATTTTGCAACGGGTCGCCTGCCCCGAAACGTCCGACTATTTCCGCGCACTGCACCGCGAACACGGTGTTGATATCCGCGAAGGTATCGGCCTTGATCGGTTGCTGGGCGATGACCATGTGACCGGCGCGCGGCTCGCGGATGGTAGCACGCTGGAGGTGGATTTCGCGATTGTCGGTGTCGGTATCACGCCTGCAAGCATTTTGGCCGAAAGTGCCGGGCTGATGATCGACAACGGCATCGCCACCGACCTGCATGGCCGCACATCCGATCCGCATATATGGGCAGCGGGTGATTGTGCGTCGTTCGAATTCAACGGCACACGCATTCGGCTGGAAAGCGTTGGCAACGCAATTGATCAAGCCGAAGTCGTGGCGCAAAACATGATGGGTGGCGATGTGCCCTATCACGCGAAACCGTGGTTCTGGTCGGATCAATTTGACTGCAAATTGCAGATCGCCGGGCTGAATGCGGGCTATGACGCGGTGCATGTGCGCCGCGGCGAACATGGCGGGCAATCCCATTGGTATTATCGCGCCGGGCAGTTGGTTGCCGTGGACGCAATGAACGATCCACGCGATTACATGGTAGGCAAGCGGCTGATCGAGGCGGGAAAATCGCCCGATCCGACGCTGATCATCGACCCGGCGACCGATATGAAAGCGCTGTTGCGCGCGTGA
- a CDS encoding GNAT family N-acetyltransferase, translating into MLYPVIDGTWPAAHARHQSGWIIREGQGGGSRVSAATLVDEGAEIGVAEAAMCALGQTPLFMIRDGDAGLDQSLEARGYVIKDPVVMFAAPLAEMTLQRPPELRTFEVWPPLATQREIWAEGGIGAGRLAVMQRADCPKTTILGRVADHPAGTGYVGISDGCAMIHALEVQRDFRRKGLARQMTVAAALWAQKQGATSLALVTTMANAASRTLYASLGMSVVGHYHYRILNEA; encoded by the coding sequence ATGCTTTACCCAGTGATCGACGGCACCTGGCCCGCCGCCCACGCGCGCCACCAGTCCGGTTGGATCATCCGCGAGGGTCAGGGCGGTGGCAGCCGCGTGTCCGCAGCGACGCTGGTTGACGAGGGGGCCGAGATTGGCGTGGCCGAAGCGGCGATGTGCGCCCTTGGCCAGACGCCGCTGTTCATGATCCGCGATGGCGATGCGGGGTTGGATCAATCCCTTGAAGCGCGCGGCTATGTCATCAAAGACCCTGTCGTGATGTTCGCCGCACCGCTGGCGGAAATGACCCTGCAACGCCCGCCAGAGCTGCGCACCTTCGAGGTCTGGCCACCCCTTGCGACCCAGCGTGAAATCTGGGCCGAGGGCGGGATTGGCGCCGGACGGCTGGCCGTGATGCAACGCGCCGACTGTCCCAAGACAACGATTCTTGGGCGAGTCGCCGACCATCCCGCAGGCACCGGATACGTCGGCATCAGCGACGGCTGCGCCATGATCCATGCGCTTGAGGTGCAGCGCGATTTCCGCCGCAAGGGGCTGGCGCGGCAAATGACGGTGGCCGCCGCCCTTTGGGCGCAAAAGCAGGGCGCGACCTCGCTTGCGTTGGTGACGACAATGGCCAATGCGGCTTCTCGCACGCTCTATGCTTCCCTTGGTATGTCGGTTGTGGGACACTACCACTACCGCATTTTGAACGAGGCGTGA
- a CDS encoding molybdopterin-binding protein: MPNPTAAMLVIGDEILSGRTRDANMYFLAGELAKIGVDLKEVRVVSDDADAIIAAVQALSEAFDHVITSGGIGPTHDDITADCIARAFGKHIDVRADAAALLQAHYDRQGSEFNDARKRMARIPDDAVLIDNPVSVAPGFTLGNVNVMAGVPAVFQAMLASVLPQMTGGAPLLSQTLRINRGEGDIAGPLARLAADFPMLSIGSYPFQKDGAYGANIVIRGSDGAALDAAMVRLAGMFPA; this comes from the coding sequence ATGCCAAACCCAACTGCCGCCATGCTTGTGATCGGGGATGAAATCCTGTCGGGGCGCACGCGCGATGCAAATATGTACTTCCTTGCCGGTGAGTTGGCCAAGATCGGGGTTGACCTGAAAGAGGTCCGCGTGGTGAGCGATGACGCCGATGCAATCATAGCGGCGGTGCAGGCGCTGTCGGAGGCGTTTGATCATGTGATCACCAGTGGCGGGATCGGCCCAACCCACGATGACATCACCGCCGATTGTATCGCGCGCGCCTTTGGCAAACATATCGACGTGCGGGCCGATGCGGCGGCGCTGTTGCAGGCGCATTATGATCGGCAAGGGTCTGAATTCAACGACGCGCGCAAGCGCATGGCACGCATTCCCGATGATGCGGTGCTGATTGACAATCCGGTCTCGGTGGCCCCCGGTTTCACCCTTGGCAACGTGAATGTGATGGCAGGGGTGCCTGCCGTGTTTCAGGCAATGCTGGCAAGCGTTTTGCCGCAGATGACGGGTGGTGCACCGCTGTTGTCACAAACCCTGCGGATCAATCGCGGCGAGGGCGACATTGCCGGGCCGCTGGCACGGCTGGCCGCCGATTTTCCGATGCTTTCTATCGGGTCGTATCCATTTCAAAAGGACGGGGCCTATGGGGCCAACATCGTCATTCGCGGCAGTGACGGCGCTGCACTTGATGCGGCGATGGTGCGGTTGGCCGGTATGTTTCCTGCATGA
- a CDS encoding cation diffusion facilitator family transporter: protein MAGHHHIDADAGDRRVGAAIAVNLLLTVAQIVGGILAGSMALIADAIHNLSDAMALVIAFAARKIARRPANAEMPFGYGRIEVVAALINYTTLIIIGIYLTYEAVWRLFDPQPVDGWLVVILAGVALIIDIATAMLTFSMSKNSVNIRAAFLHNLADAAASVAVIIAGTLILLYDWRLVDPAVTLLIAGYIIWMSFKEIGGVIRILMLGAPDDLALDDVIAAIKDLDGVTDVHQAYLWQMQEHAPAFQAHVVLRGGEWVAADALKQAIKARLADKFGIRHTTIELECAQRACVDAHRIGGMG from the coding sequence ATGGCCGGACATCACCACATTGACGCAGATGCGGGGGACCGCCGTGTCGGGGCCGCGATTGCGGTGAATCTACTGCTGACCGTTGCACAGATCGTCGGGGGAATCCTTGCGGGCAGCATGGCGCTGATCGCGGACGCGATTCACAATCTGTCAGACGCGATGGCGCTGGTGATTGCCTTTGCCGCCCGCAAGATCGCGCGCCGTCCTGCCAATGCGGAAATGCCATTTGGCTATGGCCGGATAGAAGTCGTCGCGGCACTGATCAACTATACCACATTGATTATCATCGGGATTTATCTGACTTACGAGGCCGTTTGGCGGCTGTTTGATCCGCAGCCCGTTGACGGTTGGCTGGTGGTCATACTCGCTGGGGTCGCCTTGATCATCGACATAGCGACGGCCATGTTGACGTTCTCGATGTCCAAGAACAGCGTCAATATCCGCGCGGCGTTTCTTCATAATCTGGCCGATGCGGCAGCGTCAGTCGCTGTTATCATCGCTGGCACGCTGATCCTGCTATACGACTGGCGACTGGTTGATCCTGCGGTGACCCTGCTGATCGCAGGTTACATTATATGGATGTCGTTCAAGGAAATCGGCGGGGTAATCCGTATCCTGATGCTGGGCGCGCCCGATGATCTGGCGCTTGATGACGTGATCGCGGCGATCAAGGATCTGGACGGGGTAACCGATGTTCACCAGGCATATCTGTGGCAAATGCAGGAACACGCGCCAGCCTTTCAGGCGCACGTGGTGCTGAGGGGCGGCGAATGGGTGGCTGCAGATGCGTTGAAACAGGCGATCAAGGCGCGACTGGCTGACAAGTTCGGGATCAGGCACACGACAATCGAATTGGAATGCGCCCAGCGCGCGTGTGTCGACGCGCACCGCATCGGGGGCATGGGTTGA
- a CDS encoding LysR family transcriptional regulator: MDRLTEMEAFATVVDQGGFTDAAKKMGISKSAVSKHVSSLEARLGARLLNRTTRRVSPTEIGLAYYDRARRVLNDAGEADALVTSMQSAPSGLLRISVATDFGVNHLSPVLGDFLTEFPDITVNMVLNNRFVELISEGFDMAIRIGELEDSTLRARKLTETSRRMIASPAYFEKHGRPEKIDDLNEHKLLHYSNQANSAVWKLTAPSGEKRQVRTAGGLTVNDGQSLLNAAISGLGIAYLPSFLYADAMAQGLVVDAIPELPMDTQGIYAVYPPGRFTQPKVRAFIDFLVHSFAEKGPDAW; this comes from the coding sequence ATGGATCGCCTGACCGAAATGGAAGCCTTTGCCACAGTGGTGGATCAGGGCGGATTTACCGACGCGGCCAAGAAGATGGGGATTTCAAAATCCGCCGTTTCCAAGCACGTTTCCTCGCTTGAGGCCCGCCTCGGTGCGCGCCTTTTGAACCGGACAACGCGCCGTGTCAGCCCCACGGAAATCGGGCTTGCCTATTATGACCGCGCGCGCCGCGTTCTCAATGACGCGGGCGAAGCGGACGCACTGGTAACATCCATGCAAAGCGCACCTTCGGGCCTGTTGCGGATCAGTGTGGCAACAGATTTCGGCGTAAACCACCTGTCCCCTGTGCTGGGTGATTTCCTTACGGAGTTTCCTGACATCACGGTGAATATGGTCCTCAACAACCGTTTCGTTGAACTGATCAGCGAAGGGTTCGACATGGCGATCCGAATTGGCGAACTTGAGGACAGCACCCTGCGCGCCCGCAAGCTGACCGAAACCAGCCGCCGGATGATCGCCAGCCCGGCCTATTTCGAAAAACACGGACGTCCTGAAAAGATCGACGATCTGAACGAACACAAGCTGCTGCACTATTCCAACCAGGCCAATAGCGCGGTCTGGAAACTGACGGCCCCCTCGGGTGAAAAACGTCAGGTGCGCACCGCTGGCGGACTGACCGTGAACGACGGGCAATCCCTGCTGAACGCCGCGATCAGCGGGCTTGGTATCGCCTACCTCCCCAGCTTCCTTTATGCTGATGCAATGGCGCAGGGGCTGGTTGTCGATGCGATCCCCGAACTGCCGATGGATACGCAGGGTATCTACGCCGTTTATCCGCCGGGCCGCTTCACGCAGCCCAAAGTGCGCGCATTCATTGATTTCCTCGTCCATTCCTTTGCCGAAAAAGGGCCGGACGCCTGGTAA
- the map gene encoding type I methionyl aminopeptidase, with the protein MDEPKGRLTKDGIRIYGEADFAGMHVAGKLAAQILDDIAQHVFVGQTTGELDRLITQMVDDAGAKSATIGYRGYQHASCISVNHVVCHGIPGDKKLKDGDILNIDVTVIVDGWFGDTSRMYVAGTLSRKSERLIQVTHDALMYGIEAARPGNTFGDIGHAIQTYVESQRMSVVRDFCGHGLGRVFHAPPNVLHYGRAGTGAVLEEGMFFTIEPMVNLGRPETKVLADDWTAVTRDKSLSAQFEHSIGVTAGAPEIFTLSPAGKFHPTYG; encoded by the coding sequence GTGGACGAACCCAAAGGACGGCTGACCAAAGACGGTATTCGCATCTATGGCGAGGCTGATTTTGCAGGGATGCACGTGGCGGGAAAGCTCGCCGCACAAATCCTTGATGATATTGCGCAGCACGTCTTTGTCGGCCAGACCACGGGCGAACTGGACCGCCTGATCACGCAGATGGTCGATGACGCGGGCGCAAAAAGCGCGACCATCGGTTATCGCGGCTACCAACATGCCAGTTGCATCAGTGTGAACCACGTCGTGTGCCACGGCATTCCCGGCGACAAGAAACTGAAGGATGGCGATATCCTGAACATTGACGTGACCGTGATCGTTGATGGCTGGTTCGGCGACACCAGCCGGATGTATGTGGCCGGAACCCTGTCGCGCAAATCCGAACGCCTGATCCAGGTGACCCACGATGCGCTGATGTATGGGATCGAGGCCGCGCGCCCCGGCAATACCTTTGGCGATATCGGCCACGCGATCCAGACCTACGTCGAAAGCCAGCGCATGTCGGTTGTGCGTGATTTCTGCGGGCATGGGCTGGGCCGCGTATTCCACGCCCCGCCCAACGTGCTGCACTATGGCCGCGCCGGCACTGGTGCTGTGCTCGAAGAAGGCATGTTCTTTACGATCGAACCGATGGTGAACCTTGGCCGCCCCGAAACCAAGGTGCTGGCCGATGACTGGACAGCCGTGACCCGTGACAAATCCCTGTCGGCACAGTTTGAACATTCGATCGGTGTGACAGCCGGTGCGCCCGAGATTTTCACACTGTCACCCGCTGGAAAATTCCACCCGACCTACGGTTAG
- a CDS encoding OmpA family protein — MKSRSVTFCGRVVAIVLMCLPTIVRAVTLEFPGNADLRAEIVEPIGSYAMPVGAWEQGTMPILTGEGEVTRQAWRIDAGRLTALQILLPLRDQLRDGGFEVVFSCETEGCGGFDFRFALDVIPAPDMHVDLGDFQYLAARRDSDAGSELVSLLVSRSSSAGFVQVTRVGPPSGAAIAETSAPDLRATVAAPAGDFAEALERDGHVILPDLTFETGSAQLDDGPYESLQTLADYLAAHPARLVALVGHTDSEGSLEGNIALSKRRAGSVLERLVSDYGVTRAQLQAEGMGFLSPVRANLTAEGREANRRVEVILISTE; from the coding sequence ATGAAGTCCAGATCAGTCACATTCTGTGGTCGGGTAGTGGCAATCGTGCTGATGTGCCTGCCCACAATCGTGCGGGCCGTCACGCTTGAATTTCCGGGCAATGCGGACCTGCGCGCCGAGATCGTTGAACCGATCGGCAGCTACGCCATGCCAGTGGGCGCCTGGGAACAGGGCACCATGCCAATCCTGACCGGCGAGGGCGAGGTGACGCGACAAGCCTGGCGCATAGACGCCGGCCGGTTGACGGCGTTGCAGATCCTTTTGCCGCTGCGGGACCAATTGCGCGACGGCGGTTTCGAGGTTGTGTTCAGTTGCGAAACCGAAGGCTGCGGCGGGTTCGATTTCCGCTTTGCGCTTGATGTGATTCCGGCACCCGACATGCATGTGGATCTGGGTGATTTTCAGTATCTTGCGGCGCGCCGTGACAGCGATGCGGGCAGCGAACTCGTTAGCCTTTTGGTCAGCCGCAGCAGCAGCGCTGGATTTGTGCAGGTCACCCGTGTCGGCCCGCCCAGCGGCGCGGCCATCGCCGAAACAAGCGCTCCGGATTTGCGCGCGACCGTGGCTGCACCGGCGGGCGATTTCGCAGAGGCCTTGGAACGGGATGGCCATGTGATTTTGCCAGATCTGACGTTTGAGACCGGCTCGGCCCAGCTTGACGATGGGCCGTATGAGTCGCTGCAAACGCTGGCCGATTATCTGGCCGCGCACCCTGCGCGGCTGGTCGCTCTGGTGGGGCATACGGATTCCGAAGGGTCGCTTGAGGGCAATATCGCACTGTCAAAGCGCCGCGCGGGATCGGTGCTTGAACGGTTGGTCAGCGATTACGGCGTGACCCGCGCCCAGCTACAGGCCGAAGGCATGGGATTTCTGTCGCCCGTGCGCGCGAACCTGACGGCCGAAGGGCGCGAGGCGAACCGGCGGGTCGAGGTGATCCTGATTTCGACCGAATAG
- a CDS encoding DUF6478 family protein: protein MPRRRLGLIDKLFQRRALAGWAQAARSAAATELSVLRGQRQRARQLRQKLDELTYVADSRLALPHIGSNAFAKPGGTDWSWRPQLWRGPLASKGMASVPSKTMLGSEVTIFHDCRISELTLRQLRNTREEDLAPFGLRMDVFRFDGSFLSLVLDLPNDACIDLKKRHLVRLDAVIEMEKPLEIFARLNIKHGPNTEQIVRELPLHESEVMVEFDLAYTKLNEKRVERMWVDLIFEGPEMNQVTIRDITFCRHPRAEL from the coding sequence ATGCCCCGCCGCCGTCTTGGCCTGATTGACAAGCTGTTTCAACGTCGCGCCCTTGCCGGATGGGCGCAGGCCGCACGTTCCGCCGCCGCGACCGAACTGTCGGTCTTGCGCGGCCAACGGCAGCGGGCACGCCAGCTGCGTCAAAAGCTGGACGAACTGACCTATGTCGCTGACAGCCGCCTTGCTTTGCCGCACATCGGATCAAATGCCTTTGCCAAACCGGGTGGCACGGATTGGTCATGGCGTCCGCAGCTGTGGCGTGGTCCGCTGGCGTCCAAGGGCATGGCAAGTGTGCCAAGCAAAACCATGTTGGGGAGCGAAGTCACCATATTCCACGACTGCCGCATTTCCGAACTGACCCTGCGCCAATTGCGCAACACCCGCGAAGAAGACCTTGCCCCCTTTGGGTTGCGCATGGATGTGTTCCGCTTTGACGGATCGTTCCTGAGCCTTGTTCTGGACCTGCCCAACGATGCCTGTATCGATCTCAAGAAACGCCACCTTGTGCGACTTGATGCGGTCATCGAGATGGAAAAGCCGTTGGAAATCTTTGCGCGGCTCAATATCAAACACGGCCCCAATACCGAACAGATCGTGCGCGAACTCCCCCTGCACGAAAGTGAAGTGATGGTCGAATTCGATCTTGCCTATACCAAGCTGAATGAGAAACGGGTGGAACGCATGTGGGTCGATCTGATCTTTGAAGGTCCGGAAATGAATCAAGTCACGATCCGCGATATTACCTTCTGCCGCCACCCGCGCGCCGAACTGTAA
- a CDS encoding NADPH-dependent 2,4-dienoyl-CoA reductase, whose amino-acid sequence MSDYPHLLAPLDLGFTTLKNRVLMGSMHTGLEETKDWNRVAEFYAERARGGVGLMVTGGMAPNREGGVFPGAAGLFTDQDIENHRIVTDRVHDADGKIAMQILHAGRYAYSPECVAPSPVKSPISPFPPKELDEDGIEKQIGDIVTAASRAQQAGYDGVEVMGSEGYFLNQFLVTHTNKRTDRWGGSYENRMRLPVEVVRRVRAAVGPDFIVIYRLSMIDLIPNGSTWDEVVTLARAIEAAGATILNTGIGWHEARIPTIATSVPRRAFTWVTQKLMGQVGIPVITSNRINTPQVGEDVLADGCADMVSMARPFLADPHFVAKAAAGKAAEIAPCIACNQACLDHTFSGKMSTCLVNPQACFETELVIAPATGSKNIAVVGAGPAGLSTAITAAERGHAVTLFDKAAEIGGQLNMAKQVPGKEEFWGLVDYYRAMVDKTGVTLRLGVTATADDLADFDEVIIATGVIPRDPAIPGQDGANVLSYIDVLRGKAAVGKRVAIIGAGGIGFDVAEYLVTDDSPTEDLQEWLEEWGVGDPEDQRGGLRPEGPQPDPAVREVTLLQRKAQKLGKGLGKTTGWIHRAALKMKNVQMIGGVNYERIDADGLHVSYGEARERPTLIAVDTIVLCAGQVPERTLADDLTARGVTPHVIGGADVAAELDAKRAIDQGTRLAAGL is encoded by the coding sequence ATGTCAGATTATCCCCACCTCCTCGCCCCGCTTGATTTGGGGTTCACAACCCTGAAAAACCGCGTGCTGATGGGGTCGATGCATACCGGCCTCGAAGAAACCAAGGACTGGAACCGTGTTGCGGAATTTTACGCTGAACGGGCGCGCGGCGGTGTTGGCCTGATGGTCACGGGCGGCATGGCCCCGAACCGCGAAGGCGGCGTTTTCCCCGGTGCGGCGGGCCTGTTCACCGATCAGGACATTGAAAATCACCGCATCGTCACCGACCGTGTGCATGATGCTGACGGCAAGATCGCCATGCAAATCCTGCACGCGGGCCGCTATGCCTATAGCCCCGAATGTGTCGCGCCCAGCCCCGTGAAATCGCCCATTTCGCCCTTTCCCCCCAAAGAACTGGACGAGGATGGCATTGAAAAGCAGATCGGCGATATCGTCACCGCCGCTTCGCGCGCTCAGCAAGCGGGCTATGACGGGGTCGAGGTGATGGGATCGGAGGGGTATTTCCTGAACCAGTTCCTTGTCACCCATACCAACAAACGCACCGATCGTTGGGGCGGATCGTATGAAAACCGGATGCGCCTGCCCGTCGAGGTGGTGCGCCGCGTGCGTGCCGCTGTCGGCCCCGATTTCATCGTGATCTATCGTCTGTCGATGATTGACCTGATCCCGAACGGATCAACCTGGGACGAGGTTGTCACGCTCGCCCGCGCGATCGAGGCCGCAGGTGCGACGATCCTCAACACCGGTATCGGCTGGCACGAGGCCCGCATCCCGACCATTGCGACATCCGTGCCGCGCCGCGCCTTTACATGGGTCACCCAGAAACTGATGGGGCAGGTGGGCATTCCGGTGATCACTTCAAACCGGATCAACACACCTCAGGTCGGCGAGGATGTGCTGGCCGATGGCTGCGCCGATATGGTCAGCATGGCGCGCCCGTTTCTGGCCGATCCGCATTTCGTCGCCAAGGCAGCGGCAGGAAAGGCCGCAGAAATCGCGCCCTGCATTGCCTGCAATCAGGCCTGCCTAGATCATACCTTCAGTGGCAAGATGAGCACATGTCTGGTGAACCCGCAGGCCTGCTTTGAAACCGAACTGGTGATCGCACCCGCCACGGGGTCCAAGAATATTGCCGTGGTTGGCGCCGGGCCGGCTGGCTTGTCCACCGCGATCACGGCGGCTGAACGCGGTCACGCCGTCACCCTGTTCGACAAAGCTGCTGAAATTGGCGGTCAGCTCAACATGGCAAAACAGGTGCCCGGCAAAGAGGAGTTTTGGGGATTGGTGGATTACTATCGCGCGATGGTTGACAAGACTGGCGTCACCCTGCGCCTTGGAGTTACCGCAACCGCTGACGATCTGGCCGACTTCGACGAGGTGATCATCGCCACCGGCGTCATCCCACGCGATCCCGCGATCCCGGGTCAGGACGGCGCCAACGTGCTGTCCTATATCGATGTGCTGCGCGGCAAGGCTGCTGTGGGCAAGCGCGTCGCGATCATCGGCGCAGGCGGAATCGGGTTCGACGTGGCGGAATATCTGGTGACCGATGATAGCCCGACCGAGGATTTGCAGGAATGGCTGGAAGAATGGGGCGTCGGCGACCCCGAGGACCAGCGCGGCGGCCTGCGCCCCGAAGGCCCGCAACCCGATCCGGCGGTGCGCGAGGTAACGCTGCTGCAACGCAAGGCGCAGAAACTGGGCAAAGGACTGGGCAAGACCACCGGCTGGATTCACCGCGCCGCGCTCAAGATGAAGAACGTGCAGATGATCGGCGGTGTAAACTATGAACGTATCGACGCGGACGGGCTGCACGTGTCTTACGGTGAAGCCCGCGAACGCCCCACCCTGATCGCGGTCGACACGATCGTGCTCTGCGCCGGACAGGTGCCCGAACGGACATTGGCCGATGACCTGACCGCGCGCGGGGTGACACCGCATGTCATCGGCGGGGCAGACGTGGCCGCGGAACTCGACGCCAAACGCGCGATCGATCAGGGGACACGGCTGGCGGCGGGGCTTTAG